The genomic interval ATTGAATTTAAGAAAAATGAAATAACACTCTTAAACAAGATTTACTTCTCGTTCGAGCTTGATACCAAATTTGGATTTGACTGTATCAATGATAAATTCGGATAACTCAAATATTTCTCTACCCTTTCCTCCGCCGTTATTAACAAGCACCAGAGCATGTTTATCCGATACTCCAATATTAGAGTTCGTCATTCTGTGCCCTTTCAGTCCGGCTAAATCAATTAGCTTTCCTGCATGAACTTTAACTTTATCACCATTTATGAATCCACCAATATCGGGAAAATTAGATTTCAATAAATAATAGAATTCAAGATTCAATTCAGGATTCTTAAAGAAGCTGCCCGCATTCGGAATATTTTCGGGATATGGGATTTTTCTGCGGCGGATATCGCAAATTGCTTCAAATAATTCAATTGGAGTAATTTTATTTAGTGAAACACCATCAAATCTATCGCTCAAATCCTTGTATGAAATATTTGGCTCAAATTCTTTAGAAAGTTGATACGACACTGATGTTATGATATATTGATTTTTATGTCTTTTAAAAAATGAATCACGATAAGCAAATTTGCAATCATCCTTGTCAAAAGTGATGAATTGCCCCGATTTGACATCGAATGCTCTCAGCGAGAGGAAACAATTTTCTTGTTCGACGCCATAAGCACCGATATTTTGGATTGGTGCGGCTCCAACAGTTCCGGGAATAAGTGCCAAATTTTCCATCCCGTAAGATTCATTGCGGATACAAAATTCAAGAAATTCGTGCCAATTTTCACCGGCACCTGCCGTAATCGTTCTCGAATCTGACGAATCTTCAATTTCCAGCCCTTTGATTTCAATTTTCAGAATCGGATTTTGGACAATATCATCAACAAAAACAATATTAGACCCACCGCCCAGGACAATGAAGCCGGATGATTCAAAAAATCCACTATCGTATAAGTCAATCAAATCACTTTCCGATTCGATAACGAGCAACGATGAAGCAATTGCATCAATAGCAAATGTATTTAAATTTTCTAAGGAAATATTTTTGTATTCAATCATAAAATATGCGGAACAGTTGAACTATTCCGCAAATATATCAAAAAAAACGTGATAATCATTATTTAATATTCGGACCGAGCATATCAGCCGGATTCACAAGTCTGTCAAAATCTTCCTCACTCAAGATTGCAAGCTCAATCGCAGCTTCTTTCAGAGTTTTTCCGTGATGATGAGCATGTTTTGCGATTTTTGCGGCATTGTCATATCCAATATGAGGATTGAGTGCAGTAACGAGCATCAAGGTGTTATTCACAAAATGACTAATTTGAGCCCTATTCGCTTCGATACCGACAGCACAATGCTCGTTGAACATAACGCAAGTATCAGCAAGCAAGCGGGCACTTTGCAAGAAATTGAAAATCATAACGGGTTTGAAAACGTTCAACTCGAAATTGCCTTGAGTTCCGGCGAAATTGATTGTGGCATCATTTCCCATAACTTGAGCGACGACCATTGTCATAGCTTCGGATTGAGTAGGATTGACCTTTCCTGGCATAATTGACGAACCGGGTTCGTTCTCGGGAATAGTTAGCTCGCCGATGCCACATCGTGGACCCGAAGCCAACCAACGAATGTCATTAGCAATTTTCATGAGCGATGCAGCCAATGTTTTCAGCGCTCCATGTGCGAACACAAGAGCATCATGAGCAGCAAGTGATTCGAATTTA from Candidatus Kapaibacterium sp. carries:
- the murB gene encoding UDP-N-acetylmuramate dehydrogenase, whose amino-acid sequence is MIEYKNISLENLNTFAIDAIASSLLVIESESDLIDLYDSGFFESSGFIVLGGGSNIVFVDDIVQNPILKIEIKGLEIEDSSDSRTITAGAGENWHEFLEFCIRNESYGMENLALIPGTVGAAPIQNIGAYGVEQENCFLSLRAFDVKSGQFITFDKDDCKFAYRDSFFKRHKNQYIITSVSYQLSKEFEPNISYKDLSDRFDGVSLNKITPIELFEAICDIRRRKIPYPENIPNAGSFFKNPELNLEFYYLLKSNFPDIGGFINGDKVKVHAGKLIDLAGLKGHRMTNSNIGVSDKHALVLVNNGGGKGREIFELSEFIIDTVKSKFGIKLEREVNLV